Genomic DNA from Campylobacter concisus:
TATTTTGAGTTAGTAAAAACTCACGCACTACTTCCATAATCTCTTCACTAAATAACATGCCTATCTTAATCGCATCAAAGCTAAATTCTTCTGCAAGCGTATTTAGCTGATCTTTGACAAAACTAGGTTCTAAGCAAACTACACTCTTTACAGCATCCGTAGTCTCAGCGACCAAAGAAGTTACCGCTGTTGTACTATAACAATTAAGCCTAGCACATGTTTTTATATCTGCTTGAAGCCCAGCTGTGCCACTATTACAAGAGCCTGCGATGATTAGAATTTTTTTCATCGTTTTCCTTTAAAATTTTTGGCTTATTATAGAGGATATTATATAAATTTGAGTTTTTTGAAAACAGAAGAAATTTGAGCAAAAAGCTCAAATTTATGAAAGTTTATTTAAGTCGTTATCGATATCTATATATATCGTAGTTGCGTTAAGATTTGTATGCTCAAAGCTAGTATCTACCTGCTTATCACTCTCTTTATGTTCATTCATTTTAGCTAAAAGATCATCTTCTCTTAATCCATGCTCATTTACTAAATTTGGATCTATTTCATTAAAACTAATATTTACGCTAGCCTCATCATTTGGCTCTTCTTGCTCTAAATTGGTTGCGCTAAGAATATCATCTACTTTTTCATTTATATGATCTAAAATCGATACATAATCATTGCCAAGAAGTGCTTTAAACAATGCGTCAGTATCTATGCTAGACTCACCAATATCATCACTTACTACGCTACTATCTAGCCAAAGAGTATCGTATCCGTTTATTGATATATCTTGTCCATCATTCGCAGTGATTGTAATGCTTGAGCTTTCACTCTCGCCCTTTATAGCCTCTCCGATATATACTTTATCATTTACGTCTAAAACTCTTACATGATCATTTTGGTCTATCGCTACAACATCAGATGAAACACTTTTAACTATACCAGCTACTGCTGCCATCTTTATTCCTTATTTTTATTTGTCCGTATTTTAGTATATTTAATTACTTTTGTATATTGTACTATGGTACAAGGTGGCGATAATTCCAAATCATTCAGATTTTGTGATTAAAATATATCCACTCTCGCTGATGTTTTTAAATTTCACGCCAAGCTCGCGTTTTAGGCGAAGTATCACATTTTGGATAGCCGCCTTGCTAACATCGCTTTCATAGACAAATTCTTCTATCATCTCATAAGTAACTAGCTTATTTAGGTTATAAGCAAAGAGCCAAAATATCTTATTTTGCAAAAAGCTAAGATAAATTTCAATGCCGTTTTTATAAATTTTCTCTCTTTTTAAATTTATACTCACCTCATCGCTTAAATAGACTAGCTTTTCATCTCGTTCAAAACTTAAACTAATAAGCATTGCTCTAAGATCCTTCATATCAATAGGCTTTTTTAAAAAAAGCATCGCCCCTTCCTCCATACTTTTTATCAAATTTTCATCGCTATCATAAGAGGTAAAGACGATAAATTTTTGGTGCGGTTTTGTACGCTTCATCTCATTCATCATCTCAAAGCCATTAAGTACTGGCATGTGAATATCGCTCATCACAATATCAAAGCCTTGCTTTTTAAATTTCTCTACGCCATCTTGTCCATTGCAAGCACCAATTACCTGTTCGCAATAAGGTTTAAGCCCGCTAATAATAAGCTCTCTTGCCATATCGTCATCTTCAACTACCAAGACGGACGTCTTTTTTAAAATTTCTAAGACTTCTTGCATTTTAGTCCTTTAAATTTATATCAAAACTTAGCTCAAACACCGTTGGCTTTGCGTTATTTACGAGTCTTACGTCGCCATTTAGCTTTTCTTGCGCTAGCTTTTTAGCAAAATAAAGTCCTATGCCATTTCCTTGCTTTTTGGTGGTATTTAGCCAAGTAAAAATTTTCTCACTCATTTGCTCGCTTACGCCATTTCCATTGTCATAAACTCCGATGTAGCACTTATCTTCAAAGCTTCTAAATTTTATCTCGATGATACGCTTTAGTGGCTCATCTTTGTAGCTTTCGACAAGTGAGTCTTTTGCGTTGTGTATTAGGATTAGCAAAATTTGTTGGATTATATTTTCTATCTGACGAACTTTTTGTTCATTAAAGCCGCTAAATTTTACACTAACATTTGCACGGCTTAGCTCTGTATGCATGAGAGTTATTAGATTTTTAATGCTTGTTTGTATCTCAAATTCGCTCACATTTTCAGCGCTTTTGTAAAAATTTCTAAAAATTTCAATAGTACTTGAAAGAAGTTTGACCGAGCTTTGTCCTTTTTCAAGTAAATTTATTAGCTCCTCGTCGCTTAATTTACCTTCTTTTTTTAACATTATACACGAGCTTAGCATTAGTTTTAGCGAATTTACAGGCTGAATGAATTGATGATTGATACCACTTATTAGCTCGCCGGCCTCACTCATTTTGGCTCTATGAGTTAGCAATGTTTCATACTCATCTTGTATCTTTTTTATCTTGTTATACATAAAATTATGAAGAATATTTGCTAAAAATGTGAGCGCAACGAAGGCAAAGAGCAAGCTTAGAGCATTCTTTAAAGCTTCTTTTGTTAAAGCTGAAATTTCCTCTTCATTATTTGTGCCAGCTCCTATGAACCAATTTATCGTTGGTATCTCAGCTACTTGGATTAAATTTTGTCCTATTTTTAAGCTTGTAATGTCTTCATCTTTTAAAAACAACTCTTTAAATTTCTCCTCGATCTCTTTTTTTAAAGCAAGATCAGGTATCGATGTTAAAATTTCACCGCTATGAGTCACCAAAAATGAGTAAGAATTTGGCGCAAGACTAAAATTTTTAATGCTATTAAAGATATTTTCTATACGCACGACGCCACAAAGTGCTGCTTTAAATTTCGCTTGTTTTGTGACTGGAACGCATAAATTTAGAGTTGAGCCTTTTAAAATTTTATGTTTTTGCATGAAATTTACGCTTGGGGTATTTGTATTTTTTGTTTCGACATACCAGATAAGCCCTGCTCTTTCGCTCTTTGGCATAACTTCTTCTAAAATTTTCTCTCCATCTACAAAAATTTCTCCATCATCCCTTAAAAGCTGCATTAGATCAAATTCTTTCGCGTTTTGCTTAAAGAGCTTTATAAAGCCAGCTATCTTTTCATCGTCATCTACGATGTCTGCATTTTGTATAAATTTTGACGCACGAATGAGTGAATTTATACGCTCATCAAGCCAAATTTGAAAGTTATTTACGATATTTTTGCTAACTGCTATGTTATTTTTATCAGATAGCTCTATGATTTTCTCTTTTGCATTGCTATAAATATTTAGCCCAAGAAGTATTACAAAAAGGCTAGCAAGCAAGATGATGGCGTAGATTTTAATATTTTGTGATTTTAAATTAATACCCATGCGTGCAGTATATCCTAAGTTAGCCCAAATTTGGGCTAACTAAATTCATTTTAAAAAGGATAAAAGCTTTGAAACGAGCATAAGCGCAAGCACTATAAAACAAATGCCAAATCCAAGTAGCGTACAATCAGCCATCGACATAAATTTAGACGACGGCACAAGATACCAGCCGTCCGCATAAAGATCAACTATGCTCTTTTGCAAATCGCTTAGCACCGCTCCGTCAGGCACCATAGGGCTGTCATATCCGCAGTCTCCCGTTGGCATAAACCAGTCAGGCGCCCACTTCTCAAGTGGCAAACCAAATGGATAATGTGGCTCAGTAGAGCAGCCCTGCACACCAAAAGGATCATCGCCATGCACCGCATCGTGGATTTTAGCTAGCTTTACGCTATACATTATGCCCTGCACCGCTCCCCAAAAAGCAAAGACATAGCCAATTAGAGCAAATAGTAAATTTTTAGGATTTATCATAGCGATCACGCCGCCAAGTGCCATACATAAAAATGCAAAACGTATATAGACGCACTGCTCGCAAGGTGGCATATAGGCGTAGTTTTGAAAGAGCGAGTGCGCGATAACGACAAGTGCAACGCTCACAAAGACTAAGATCGCCCAAGAGATGCGTGAGTCTTGAAATTTAGCCATTTTTTTAAAAAAGCTCATGTGATGCCTTATTTTTTAAGAAGCTCTTCGATGAGTGCCGCCATGCCATCAAGCGAGCTGATTGATTTTGTCATGATGAGGTATTTGCCATTTACGACAAATGCTGGCACACCTTGAATTTTAGCCACGTCATAGCTCTCATCCCACTTTTTAAGTAGCTCAGTCACTTTTGGATTAGCTAGCTCTTTTTCATAATCAGCCTTACTAACACCAGCTGCCTCAAGTCCGGTCTTTAAAAAGCCATCAGCGTCTTTGCCATCGCTCCAGCGCTCTTTTTTGTCGTGATAAGCCTTGTAGTAGGCAAATTTAGCCTTTTTAAATAGCGAATTTTCATCAAATAAGCCGACACCTTTTGCCTCGTCCATAACGATAAGCACGGCAAAAACCTTGCTCGCAACCTCACCATAATCGCCCTTTGTCTTTAGGTGAAATGGCTCGTATTTTAGTCCAGAGATTTTCTCAACTACCTTTGGAGTGACGCTCTTGTCGTACTTGTAACAAAATGGGCAAGCGTAGCTAAAAATTTTAACTAGCGTATTTTGTCCCACACTTAGGGGCTTTTCAAGCTTGACGTAGTCCTCACCCTCACTAAATGCACTAGCACTGATCGCACCAGCTACCGCAACGGCAAAGATAGCCTTACTAAATTTAGATAAAAAACTCATGATAATCTCCTTTAGATGATTTATTTTGAGTTATTCTACAACCAAGCTCAACCGCAAATTTAACGCTAGAATAAATTTTGGCTGAAATTTATAAGACATTGTATTGATTAAAAATTTAATTTTTACTAGAGCTTATCTCATTTATTGCTGATAATGCATTTAAAGCACTCGGATAGCCTATAAATGGTATAAGTGTCGTAACAACGCTTATTAGCTTAGCTCTATCGTTGCCGATGCCAAAATTTGCAGCAATGTGCCCTAAAAGCTGTGGTTTTGCAAAGCCAAGAGTCGTGATATAGACAAATGTCAAAAGTTCTCTAAGCTCTAAACTAAGCCCATCTCTTGCATAAAAATCGCCAAAGCAGTTTTGCGATAAAAACTCCATTATATGTTTTTGATCATTTGGCATTGATGCGATAAATTTATCAACCGCTGGGAAAAGTTTTCTTTGTATCTCAAGGCCTCGTTCGCCTCTGCCTTCTCTTGATTTTTTAGGCATATTTTCAGGCTCTATATAGCGCTCATTGAAAATTTCATCGGCTAAAAATATATAATCTTCTACCTTGCCAAGCCCAGCATAAGGCACTGCTTGATATAAAATTTCTCTTATCTCTTTTGCTGATATGCCTACGTTTAAAGCGGCCCTAACGAAGCTTTTAAATGAGCTTTTTGCGCCTTTACTCACGCAAAGAGAGGCGATGATAACCGAAAGCCTTGTTTTTTCATCAATATTTATCACTTCACTAATATCACCTAAAAAATTTAAATAATCCTCTAAAAAGCTAGCATTACTCTCTTCAAGCTCACTTTTTGAATCAAACCAATTTTCATAAATCTTCTTTGCATTGTAAGTTAGTGTCATAAGTTCTGCTCCATTGTTTGGGGCTGATTATAAGTACTAAAGCGTAAATGCTAGCTTAAGGTCCAAAAAGGCAAAATTTTTAATATAAATTTAGATTTTAAGCCATTATAAAGTTTATCGTGATTTTTATGTTATAAGGTTTTATTACAATTACGAAGGACGCAATATTTTTTATTACTCCTTTTACCTATTTTAAGCCTTGGGCATTCCAAGGCTTTTTCTAAATTTTATAAGCTTTATGAGTAGAGTTTATAAAATTTATCCAAAGGAGATGTTATGAAAAAGACTTTGAGTTGTGTTGCACTAGCTTCGGTGCTTTGCTCGAGCGCTTTTGCGATAGGCGGTCCAAGCGGGGCTAAACTAGACTACGCTATAACTGGACAAATAGGCGAAGTAGTGGTAAATCCATACGATACTGCCCCACTTACAGCAGTCATCAAAAATGGCGGCTATACACTAAGCAATGCAAAAGTAACCATCGTGCCAAAGCAAGGCGGTCAGGTGATAAGCTACAAAGTGGCTGATAAGCATCTTCGCACACATGGCGGCATCCCAGTTTTTGGCATGTATCCTGACTATCAAAATACCGTTGAGGTCGAGTACGACAAGAGCTACAAAGGTAAGACTGAGCATATAAAAGAGAGCTATAAAATTTACGCTCCAGCCATCTACCTAGAAAGCTCAGGCACGCCAAATCAAAAGGGTGCACTATTTGACAAGATCGAGGTTACTAAGCCTGCGAGTGCTAAATTTGCAAACCGCCTCTACTACGTAAATAACTTCGTAAATAAAACAGGCAAGGGCACAAAAGTCGTTTGGAACAACCCAGCTGGCGGTGCGATCGAGTGGAACTACAGCCCAAATAACTTCATCCTTGATACAAAAGGCGAGGTTAGATGGTACCTTGAGCCAAGCAAAATTTACGATCTAAAGCAGCCATTTCACGCTGGCGTAATGATGGGCTTTAAGCAAAATGACGACGGCGCTATGACTTGGGGATATGGCCAAAGATACGCAAAATACGACATCATGGGTAGAGAAATTTTTAACCGCGAACTACCAGCTAGCTACAACGACTTCTCTCACTCGATGGACGTAGCACAAAATGGACACTACTTCTTGCGCGTGGCAAATGCTGACTACAAAAGGGCTGACGGCAAAAACGTAAGAACAGTGCGCGACGTGATCGTTGAGCTTGACCGCGACGGCAACGTAGTTGATGACTTTAGGCTTTATGAAATTCTTGATCCTTATCGCGACATCGTGCTAAAAACGCTCGATCAAGGTGCAGTTTGCCTAAACATAGACGCTAAAAAAGCAGGTCACACAGCAAGCTCTGATGAGCTTCAGTCTATGGATACGCATGATAAATGGGGTGACATAGTTGGTGCTGGTCCTGGACGCAACTGGGCACACGTAAATAGCGTGGATTACGACCCAAGCGATGATAGTATCATCATCTCAAGCCGCCACCAAGACGCAGTTATCAAGATCGGCCGTGACAAACAAGTAAAATGGATCATGGGCGCTCACAAGGGCTGGAGCGATAAATTTAAAGATAAACTACTTCAACCAGTTGATAGCAAAGGCAACAAGATCGTCTGCGAAGATGAGTACTCAAAATGCCCAGGATACGAGAGCGACAAAGGTGGCTTTGACTGGCAATGGACGCAGCACACGGCATTTAGGATAGATAGCAAGTCTAAAAAAGGCGAAATTTATCTAAGTGTCTTTGACAACGGCGACACAAGGGGCATGGAGCAACCAGCCATCGCTGGCATGAAGTACTCTCGTGCGGTCGTTTATAAGATCGATGAGAACAAAAAGACCGTTGAGCAGATCTGGGAGTACGGCAAAGAGCGCGGTAAAGAGTGGTATAGCTCGGTTACTAGCCTTACGCAGTATCAAGATGACCTTGATAGCGTAATGGTCTATTCAGCTGTTGCTGGCATGCAGTTTGACATCGCAAAAGGTCGCCCAGTAGGACTTCCTAGCCCGCACATCGATGAGTTTGAGTGGGGCGCAAAAGAGCCTAGCATCGAGATAAAGATGACAAATGCTATGGGCTATCAGGCGTTTCCATTTAGCTTGCAAAAAGCTTTTGAGAAATAATCTCTCTTTTCTCCCCTTTTTGCCAAGTGCAAGAAGGGGAGTCCTTGCTATAAATTTAATCTATCAATAATAGATAAAAATCTACATTCGCTCATAAATTTTAAAGCTCTAAATTAGAAATTTATATTGTAAGGATATTGTTTATTAAGGCGATAACATATAGTATTAGCACCTATATATAAAAATATATATTTAACATAAGGAGAAAAAATGAAAAAATTTTTCATGGCTTTAATGGTGCTGCTTGCAGGCCTTTTGCTTAATGCAGCCGAGTTTAGAGATGTCAAAGACATCACTGGCGACGTCGTAAAAGTTCCCACAAAAGTAGAAAAAATCGCTACGCTTTAGTATGCGAACAATCAAATCATATTAATGCTAGGCGGCGTAGACAAGATAGTAGCGACCACCGATCTAATCAAAAACAACAAATGGTTTGCGCACGTTTATCCTAGGATTTCAAGCATCCCAAACGGCGTAAACGGCAAAGACTTACAGGTAGAAGAGCTAGTTAAACTAAGCCCAGACGTCGTTATAGCCGCCGATAAAAAGAACAAAGAAGAGCTAACCAAAAACGGTTTTACCGTGCTTTATCCGTCGTTTACGAATCATGCGGATATGAAAAAAAGCGTATCTATAATGGCTGAAGTCATAGGAGGCGACGCGCCGAAGATCGCGGAGAAATTTAACGAGTATTTTGACGGTAATCTTAAAAAAGCGCTAAGCAAAACGGATAAGATCGCTGCGCCAGATAGACCCAAAGTACTTCACATAGCAGACGGCAAGAATTTATTTAAAGTTGACGGCGCAAATACGATCATAGACGAGTGGATAAGAGTCGCAGGCGGCCAAAACGCGGTTCAAAAAGCAGGAAATATGCTTGAA
This window encodes:
- a CDS encoding response regulator transcription factor, coding for MQEVLEILKKTSVLVVEDDDMARELIISGLKPYCEQVIGACNGQDGVEKFKKQGFDIVMSDIHMPVLNGFEMMNEMKRTKPHQKFIVFTSYDSDENLIKSMEEGAMLFLKKPIDMKDLRAMLISLSFERDEKLVYLSDEVSINLKREKIYKNGIEIYLSFLQNKIFWLFAYNLNKLVTYEMIEEFVYESDVSKAAIQNVILRLKRELGVKFKNISESGYILITKSE
- a CDS encoding sensor histidine kinase, which codes for MGINLKSQNIKIYAIILLASLFVILLGLNIYSNAKEKIIELSDKNNIAVSKNIVNNFQIWLDERINSLIRASKFIQNADIVDDDEKIAGFIKLFKQNAKEFDLMQLLRDDGEIFVDGEKILEEVMPKSERAGLIWYVETKNTNTPSVNFMQKHKILKGSTLNLCVPVTKQAKFKAALCGVVRIENIFNSIKNFSLAPNSYSFLVTHSGEILTSIPDLALKKEIEEKFKELFLKDEDITSLKIGQNLIQVAEIPTINWFIGAGTNNEEEISALTKEALKNALSLLFAFVALTFLANILHNFMYNKIKKIQDEYETLLTHRAKMSEAGELISGINHQFIQPVNSLKLMLSSCIMLKKEGKLSDEELINLLEKGQSSVKLLSSTIEIFRNFYKSAENVSEFEIQTSIKNLITLMHTELSRANVSVKFSGFNEQKVRQIENIIQQILLILIHNAKDSLVESYKDEPLKRIIEIKFRSFEDKCYIGVYDNGNGVSEQMSEKIFTWLNTTKKQGNGIGLYFAKKLAQEKLNGDVRLVNNAKPTVFELSFDINLKD
- the dsbI gene encoding protein-disulfide oxidoreductase DsbI, which produces MSFFKKMAKFQDSRISWAILVFVSVALVVIAHSLFQNYAYMPPCEQCVYIRFAFLCMALGGVIAMINPKNLLFALIGYVFAFWGAVQGIMYSVKLAKIHDAVHGDDPFGVQGCSTEPHYPFGLPLEKWAPDWFMPTGDCGYDSPMVPDGAVLSDLQKSIVDLYADGWYLVPSSKFMSMADCTLLGFGICFIVLALMLVSKLLSFLK
- a CDS encoding thiol:disulfide interchange protein DsbA/DsbL, with the translated sequence MSFLSKFSKAIFAVAVAGAISASAFSEGEDYVKLEKPLSVGQNTLVKIFSYACPFCYKYDKSVTPKVVEKISGLKYEPFHLKTKGDYGEVASKVFAVLIVMDEAKGVGLFDENSLFKKAKFAYYKAYHDKKERWSDGKDADGFLKTGLEAAGVSKADYEKELANPKVTELLKKWDESYDVAKIQGVPAFVVNGKYLIMTKSISSLDGMAALIEELLKK
- a CDS encoding carboxymuconolactone decarboxylase family protein; amino-acid sequence: MTLTYNAKKIYENWFDSKSELEESNASFLEDYLNFLGDISEVINIDEKTRLSVIIASLCVSKGAKSSFKSFVRAALNVGISAKEIREILYQAVPYAGLGKVEDYIFLADEIFNERYIEPENMPKKSREGRGERGLEIQRKLFPAVDKFIASMPNDQKHIMEFLSQNCFGDFYARDGLSLELRELLTFVYITTLGFAKPQLLGHIAANFGIGNDRAKLISVVTTLIPFIGYPSALNALSAINEISSSKN
- a CDS encoding aryl-sulfate sulfotransferase, translated to MKKTLSCVALASVLCSSAFAIGGPSGAKLDYAITGQIGEVVVNPYDTAPLTAVIKNGGYTLSNAKVTIVPKQGGQVISYKVADKHLRTHGGIPVFGMYPDYQNTVEVEYDKSYKGKTEHIKESYKIYAPAIYLESSGTPNQKGALFDKIEVTKPASAKFANRLYYVNNFVNKTGKGTKVVWNNPAGGAIEWNYSPNNFILDTKGEVRWYLEPSKIYDLKQPFHAGVMMGFKQNDDGAMTWGYGQRYAKYDIMGREIFNRELPASYNDFSHSMDVAQNGHYFLRVANADYKRADGKNVRTVRDVIVELDRDGNVVDDFRLYEILDPYRDIVLKTLDQGAVCLNIDAKKAGHTASSDELQSMDTHDKWGDIVGAGPGRNWAHVNSVDYDPSDDSIIISSRHQDAVIKIGRDKQVKWIMGAHKGWSDKFKDKLLQPVDSKGNKIVCEDEYSKCPGYESDKGGFDWQWTQHTAFRIDSKSKKGEIYLSVFDNGDTRGMEQPAIAGMKYSRAVVYKIDENKKTVEQIWEYGKERGKEWYSSVTSLTQYQDDLDSVMVYSAVAGMQFDIAKGRPVGLPSPHIDEFEWGAKEPSIEIKMTNAMGYQAFPFSLQKAFEK
- a CDS encoding ABC transporter substrate-binding protein, which codes for MLMLGGVDKIVATTDLIKNNKWFAHVYPRISSIPNGVNGKDLQVEELVKLSPDVVIAADKKNKEELTKNGFTVLYPSFTNHADMKKSVSIMAEVIGGDAPKIAEKFNEYFDGNLKKALSKTDKIAAPDRPKVLHIADGKNLFKVDGANTIIDEWIRVAGGQNAVQKAGNMLEINAEEIPNADPDVIIVGRAKAPEILKKIYENPIYADTNAVKNKRVYVNPTGVFSWDRYSAEGALQILWAAKILHPEIFKDIDIAAETKKFYKEFLHYELSNDEVNYILNGLDPTGK